The Sphingopyxis sp. BE259 nucleotide sequence CGCCGCTGTGCGTCGGGTTGGCTGCGGATCGACATGGCCGAGAAGCTGGCACGCCAGGCGCATGCGGCGCGGATGCAGGCATCGGCGCCGCCGACCGCGCCGATCGCGGGCAGCGGCGATCATCACCACGATGGTGCAAGCGACGAAGGCGCCAGTGATGATCATGGGGGTGTCGCCGCCGCGCCGCCGCCGGGCTTTGTGATCGACCCGGCGCTCGCCACGTCGCTCGGGCTGGACGACGAAACACGGCGCGGGCTGCTGGGCAGTTTCGGGTTCCGCAGCGTCGGCGAACCGGGGCTGCAACGCTGGCGCTGGTCAGGACTGCGCAAGGCCGACAAGCGGCCGCGCCGCAAGCCGCCGGTCAAACGCGCCGACGCCCCGACGCGCACTCCGGCCAACGGCGACGTCCGGCGCTCGCCGGTCATCGCCGCGGCAAAGGGCAAGCGCCGCCCGCCGGACAAACCGCGTGCCGATGCGCCGCGCCCGCCGCGCCCCGATCGCCCGGCGCGGCGCAGCCCGTCGCCGAACAGCCCGTTTGCGGGCCTCGCCGCCTTGCTCGCCGAGAGCCGCAAGGACTGATGGCCAGCCCCGGCGCCGCGGGCAGCATCCGGCTCGACAAGCTGCTCTGGTTCCTGCGCTTTGCCCGCTCGCGCAGCCTGGCGCAGGCGATGGTCGCGGCGGGGCATATCCGGCTCGACGGGCGGCGGGTGACCCGGTCGTCATGCGCGGTGCATGTCGGACAAACGCTGGTGCTGCCGGTCGGCGAGCGCATCGAGGTGGTGCGGCTGCTGGCGCTGCCGGGGCGCCGCGGCCCGTCGGGCGAAGCGCAGGCCTGCTACCAGAGCCTCCACCCCGCGCCGTCCGCCGCCAGTCCGGCTATCAGCGGCGATGGAAAAGCTGTGCAGGCAAATCGCGCGCCGCCCCCTAACCAGTGAGAGTGATTCGCAACTGCTTGCTAGGCGTTGACGCACCGCCGCCGCGCGGCATAGAGGCGAGCCAAGCAAGAGCCTGACGGCCCGATTGCCGTCATCTGAGGGAGCCTGAAACCATGACCTATGTCGTCACCGATGCCTGCGTCCGGTGCAAATATATGGACTGCGTCGAGGTGTGCCCCGTCGACTGTTTCTATGAGGGCGAGAATATGCTCGTCATCAACCCCAATGAGTGCATCGATTGCGGCGTGTGCGAGCCCGAATGCCCCGCCGAAGCGATCCTGCCCGACACCGAAAGCGGCCTCGAAAAATGGCTGGAAGTGAACACCAAGTTCAGCGCCGAATGGCCGAACATCACGGTGAAGAAGGACAGTCCCGCCGACGCCGACGAATATAAGGGTGTCGAGGGCAAGTTCGAGACGCTGTTTTCGCCTGAGCCGGGTAGCGGCGACTGATCCGAATCGGAAAAATAATTCGATCGGGGCGGGACTTTCCCGCCCCTTTTCGTTTGAACGCCGACGGCATCGCAGCATGAAGAGGCGGTGTCGATTGCGCGCCTCCGCCACTGCGATATCGAACTTACCCGCCGGCGCGTCGGCGAACAGCCTTTGGACGCGAGGCCGCAGCATTCGGTTGGTCGGGGAAATTGCGGGGTAGGCGGCGTTATCGACTTCGTCGCAGTCTTTCAAACGACCTTAAGGCAACTCGGAAAGCGACAGTGCCGCCATCAGGCTTGCTGCAAACTCACGGGCAGCCTGCGCGATCGCCTGACGATCCGTCTCGTCGCCAACCTCGTAGGTATAGGCGGGGATGGCATGCATGGCGTGGAACCAGTTCTTTGCGGTTCCGGAACCCGGATTGGCGTTGCGACGCTCAATGGCAAACGGGTAGCCGGCGATCAGATGTTCCTTGCCGCCCAGCCAGCGCGCCAGGAACCGCGCCTGATCCGCGCTCGCTTCGTCGCCTTGCACGTAGAACAGGTTGCGCGCGGTGGAGTGGAAATCGACCATCGCGACGGGGCGAACCTGGTCTGGCAACCGATCGAGCCACTGCGCGACGGAGCGGGTCTCGGGCTGGGCAAAGGTTCCCCAGTCGCGATTAAGATCCTCGCCGCCCAGATTGGCCCGCCAATGGCCGCGCGCGACGCCATCGGGATTGAGTAGCGGAACGGCGAGGACTTGCAGATCCTGCGCGTCGAATTTTCCGGCGTCGGCCAGCGCGACCAGCGTTTCGAGGAAATGTTCCATCGCGATCGCACCGCTGACTTCGGGCGGATGCTGCCGCCCGAGCAGGATCACCAGCCGCGACGCGGTAGGCTCGCCGATCCGGAGCGCGTCGATGGGCCGCCCGCCGTGCGAACGGCCCAGCGTTTCCCGCGTGACTGCGGCGCTGCGATCGAGCCGCGCCATCAGCGAAGCATATTCCTGTGTGCCGATCAGTTCCTGACCGCTGACGACAGCCTCACCCGGTGGCAGGACGAGGGTCGCGGTTCTGCCGTCATCGCGCAGCGAAGCGTCCAGCAGCTTCGTGTGGGTCTGGCTTTGCCATTTGGGACGATAGCGGTGCTTCGCCGCGAGATAGCGAAGATGAACGATGACATTATCGGACCCATTCGCCTGATAGCGAAAAGCATACCATGGGCTGGGATTGATCGGCGGGGCATGCTCGGGCGCGACCAGCACCGAGAACTCGCGTTCGCCCTCGATCGTGCAGCGCGAGGGCGGTGCCCCGTCAAGATCGAATCTGATGCTCGCGCTCCGGGTGGAACAGCCCGACAAAGCTGCCCCGACCCCGGTGTCGAGCGGAGGTAGCTGCGCGCATGCTCCGAGGAGAAGCAGCGCGCCCCCAAACGACAACCGGACCCGATGCATTCTCACAGCGTCAGAACTTCTTCCTGATTTCGATAGCGAACTGGCGACCGCGCGGGCTGTGCAGATCGCTGTAGTAGCCATAGGTCTCGTCGGCGAGCGGCGGATCGGTATCGAACAAATTGTTGATCGCGAACCGTAGCCGGGTGCCGTCGAGCGGAGTGTCGTTGGTGATCGTATAGGCGACCGACACGTTCATCGTGAAGACGTCATCGACGGGGAAGAAGTTGGCGTTGGGATCGTCCGATACGACGAGGACGTCGCGAACCACGCTGCTATCGTAGAATTTGCCAACGTAGCTGCCGAACAGGCCCACAGCGACCGGGCCTTTTTCCCAGTTGATCGAGCCGCTGGCGCGCCATTTGGGCCGTCCGTCGACCTCCATAAGCTCG carries:
- a CDS encoding RNA-binding S4 domain-containing protein, which gives rise to MASPGAAGSIRLDKLLWFLRFARSRSLAQAMVAAGHIRLDGRRVTRSSCAVHVGQTLVLPVGERIEVVRLLALPGRRGPSGEAQACYQSLHPAPSAASPAISGDGKAVQANRAPPPNQ
- the fdxA gene encoding ferredoxin FdxA; translation: MTYVVTDACVRCKYMDCVEVCPVDCFYEGENMLVINPNECIDCGVCEPECPAEAILPDTESGLEKWLEVNTKFSAEWPNITVKKDSPADADEYKGVEGKFETLFSPEPGSGD
- a CDS encoding M14 family metallopeptidase, with the translated sequence MLVAPEHAPPINPSPWYAFRYQANGSDNVIVHLRYLAAKHRYRPKWQSQTHTKLLDASLRDDGRTATLVLPPGEAVVSGQELIGTQEYASLMARLDRSAAVTRETLGRSHGGRPIDALRIGEPTASRLVILLGRQHPPEVSGAIAMEHFLETLVALADAGKFDAQDLQVLAVPLLNPDGVARGHWRANLGGEDLNRDWGTFAQPETRSVAQWLDRLPDQVRPVAMVDFHSTARNLFYVQGDEASADQARFLARWLGGKEHLIAGYPFAIERRNANPGSGTAKNWFHAMHAIPAYTYEVGDETDRQAIAQAAREFAASLMAALSLSELP